A window of Haloarcula marismortui ATCC 43049 genomic DNA:
CAGGAACCAAGCTACAACGAGGGGCTGTTCACCGTTCTCTACCAGCCGTACGTCACCGGGCCGCGGTTCGTCGACCAGGTGCGCTCTGACGGCGGCTGGGACGCCGTCGACGCCCTCCACGACGACTTCCCCGACAGCACCGAGCAGGTGCTCCACCCTGAGAAGTATCCCGACGAAGAGCCCGTGAACGTCAGCGTCGCGGACCGCTCATCCGACGAGTGGAGCCGCTTCGACCACGATCCGGTCGGCGACACGGTCGGGGAAACGTCGATCTACGCGATGATGTACCACAACGGCCAGACGGAGGGCGACCGCTACAGCTACGAGAGCGAAATCTCGGCGGGCTGGGGTGGTGACCTCGTCGTGCCCTACCGCAACGGCTCCGGCGGCTACGGGTACGTCTGGGAGACCCGCTGGGATACTGAGGAAGACGCCAGCGAGTTCGCACAGGCGTATCGGGCGGCGCTGACCGAGGAACACGACGCCGGCCAGCCCCGGAGTAACGTCTACGTCGTCCCCGAGGAATCACAGTTCAACGACGCCTTCCGCGTCGTCCGGTCCGGCAAGACCGTCCGCATCGTCAACGGCCCGACAGTGAACAATCTCGACGAGATTCACCAGCCAGCAGGCTGAATGCGGCGCGTCAGCGGGCGAGCACCGGATAGCCGAGCGTGCGACAGTACGCGAAGCGGCCGAATCCGATGACAGTGACAGTAATGCGGGCCGCGACCAAAGCATAGCCGACCGCGGACGTCCGGCAGTAGTTCCGAGGACCGACTTTCTCGAAAGTAAGCCAGTCACTAAGGAAAATGTTATTTAAATATTATTATTGTCACGGCTGAGAATAGATTGATGAATAGAAAATCAACGAGGACACGGAGTGGCGAACGAAGCGTCAGTGCTACTGTCGTGTCGGCTGTCGCGGATTACAAGGGAGTGAACGAGTTTGCGCTGGACCGGGCACTGTACAACGTCATTGATCCAGACGCTCTCGACAATCTATTCAAGCAGAGCAGGGGAGTTGTTCGGTTCGACTACTTGGATTGCATAGTCGCTGTCAATCAGGACGGGGTCGTGACCGTTTCCAGCGAAGGCGACTGCGGATAGACACACTCGGCGGCTATCTGTGGAACCGTAGAAAGCGGCTTCCATCCTCCGGAGACGGCGGCACCCTGAGAGCGGCGCCTCACGCCTACCAATCGGACCGCTTTTTCAGTCCCCCGGTCGTACGGACAACTAATGACCGAGGAGTTCGACGTCGTCTCGCCAGAGGCGATTCGTGAGGGGCGAGCGACCGACGCCTACTTTGACCGGACGATGGAGGCGCTGGAACACGCAGGCAAGAACCCGGACGTGGTCGCCGAAGTGACGGCAAATCAGTTCGCGACGGGCCAGTGGAAGCTGCTGGCGGGGCTGAAAGACGCCGCCAAGTTGCTCGAAGGACGGAGCGTCGACGTTGACGCGCTCCCCGAAGGACAACTGTTCGACGGCGGCCCAGTGATGCGCATCGAGGGGGCGTACCGGGAGTTCTGCCGGCTGGAGACCGCGCTCCTTGGCTTTCTCTCACACTCGACCGGTATCGCAACGCGGGCACTGGAGGCCCGTCACGCCGCGCCCGAGTCGACGGTGCTCTCCTTTGGTTCGCGCCACGTCCACCCATCGATCAGTGCGATGGTCGAGCGGTCAGCGCTGTTGGGCGGTCTCGACGGCATCTCGAACGTCGCTGCGGGCGAGGTCATCGACCGGGACGCTGGTGGGACGATGCCCCACGCGCTCATGATCTGTTTCGGCCGCGGTAATCAGGAACAGGCGTGGCAGGCGTTCGACGCCGCCGTCCCCGAAGAGACGCCCCGCGTCGCGCTGACGGACACCTACAGCGACGAGACCGACGAAGCGCTCCGCGCAGCGGAAGCCGTCGATGACCTCACAGGCGTTCGACTGGACACGACCGGCTCCCGCCGTGGGGACTTCCGCCACATCGTTCGAGAGGTACGCTGGACGCTGGACGCCTACGGCCACGAGGACGTGGACCTGTTCCTCTCGGGCGGTATCACCCCGACAACCCTGCGAGAGCTTCGGGATGTGGCCGACGGCTTCGGCGTCGGGGGGTACGTCGCCAACGCCGACCCGCTGGATTTCGCGCTGGATATTGTCCAACTGGACGGCGAACCGGCCGCCAAGCGGGGGAAACTCACTGGGACGAAGTCGGTGTACCGAACCGCCGACGGCGGCCATCACATCGGTCTGGCCGACCGCGACGGGCCGGCGGACGCCGAGTCGCTACTGGAACCACTGATTCGTGATGGGGAAATCGTCAGGGAGTTCGACCTCAACGGAGCCATCGACCGCGCGGCGGCGGACGCCGAACGAGTCGGCTACGAAGGCGTGACCGTGGCCGAGTAACGGGCGTTAAGTCTCCGGGCCGCGAACACGCGGTATGGTCGACCGCATCATGAAGGTCAACGCGTACACGACCCTCGACCTGCTCGACGGTGAGGTAGAAGGCCACGGCTTCGAGGAGGAGGCTCTGGCTGTCCTGAACGTGACCGCGCCGCGAAAGAACCCGGACCACGTCGAACTCCAACTGGAGATGGACAACACCGACCTCGACGCGGTGAAGCCACACGCGGACTCGGTGACGCTCTCGGCGGCACAGGCCCGCGAACTGGCTGCCGAGCTGGAGGAGTACGCGGAGAAGGTCGAGACCGCACAGTCTGAGTAATCTGTCCCGCTCAGCGTCATGTATCGCGACGGTTCGATAATTCTATGGTGTGAAGACACATACCACGAAATATGTCAACCGAGACGCCCGGTAATCCAGCCGCACGGGAACTGGGCTATTGCCCGTGCTGTGGCTACCAGACGCTCCCGGAGGGCCGACCCGGGTCATACGAGGTGTGTTCGGTGTGTCACTGGCTCGATGACCCGATCCAGTTCGGCGACGCGGAGTTCGTCAGCGATACGAACCACGTGTCACTGACGGAAGCACGCGAGAACTTCCGCGAGCACGGAGCGTGCTCCCCTGATGAGGCCGGGGATTGCGAGGAGCCGACAGGCCTTGACCGCGACCCGAACTGGCCCTACGAAGAGTGACGGCAGTTCAGGCTGCAAGCGCGATATCTAGATACAGCATAACGATGACGCCGGCCATCAGCCCGAGCGTCGCAACGCGCTCGTAGCCGCGCTGGTGCGTCTCGGGGATTATTTCGTCAGAAATCACGAACAGCATCGCGCCCGCCGCAAAGCCCATCGCATAGGGCAGGAGCGGTTCGATGGTCACGACGGCAACGGCGCCGAGCACCGCCAGCGGGATTTCCACGACGCCCGAGCGAATCCCAGAAAAGACGGCGTAGAGCCGACGGTCCAGACCCGCGTTGATTGCCGCAACGGAGACGGCCAGCCCCTCGGGAATGTTCTGAATGCCGATAGCAAGCATCAACGAGAGCGCGCTGCCGATCTGGAGCGGGTCGCCGGCGGCCGCGCCGAAGCCGACCCCAACGGCCAGCCCCTCAGGGATGTTGTGGAGCGTGATCGCGAGGATGAACAAGACGACGCCCGCCAGTTTCGACTCGTCAACCGAGAGGTCCTGACTGGGGTTGGCCGCATCCGACCGGCGGCTTCCGGTCAGGAGGTAGTGGGCGTGCGGGACGAGGCCGTCCGCGCGGTCGAGGAACAGCGCCCCCAGAGCGACACCGACGAGCGTCGGAATCGGATTTCCGCCCGAGTACTCCTCGATGCCGGGGATGATGAGGCTCGTGAACGCGGCGGCCAGCATCACGCCGGCAGCGAACCCGAGCGCCGTGTCCAGCGCCCGCTCCGAGGGGTCACGCCAGACCAGCACGAGCGACGCACCAAAGAGGTTCATCGTCGCGATGATGACCCCGCCAACGAGGCCGTTTATGAGCGGGTCGGTGCCGACGAGGTCGACAAACAGTTCGACGAACCCGGTTTGCATTGTCGAGTAGTGTACGTCGGCCCCTCTTGGGTGTACCGGCAGTCAGGAACGGTCGTCTCTGTTTCAGTGGCAATCCCCGCAACGAATACCGACAGCCGACCGACAAGCGTGCGACGCCGGAAAGTCCTGGTTCGCTTAGGTCGTCCAGCCGGCTTCAGGTAGGGCCTTCTGGCTGGTAGGGACCGTATTCGAGCGATTAAACGCTGTATTAGAACGGTTCCGGCGAGTCGACGAGCCGTCGCATCTCCATCGCGCTGGAGAAGTCGTCCCGAGAGACCACACGGGTTCCCTCAGGCCCGTCGACGAAGGCGGCGGAAGCCCGGGCAGTGTCGAGTTCGACGAGCGCATCGAAAGCAGCCATCGCTGCAGGGAATCGCGGCAGATCCGCCTCCATCAGGTCGGCAACGGTGTCCGCTTCGCGTTCGGCCTTGGAGAGTTCCCTGAAATCGTCGACGGTGACGACGCCGACTACGTCACCACCGCGTGTGACTGCGAACTCCGTCCGGCGGTCGGCGAACATCCGGTCGACAAGGTCCTCAACGCTGGCGTTGGCCTCGATAGTCGCATCGAGTGGGCTGGCCACGTCATCGACACTTAGCCCGTCAAGCAGCGCTGCCAGCGCGACGGTACGGGATTCACTCGACGCAGCCCCGTAGACAAACAGCGCGAGTAGCAGCAACAACGGGCTGAACGAGAGGACGCCGACGACAGCGAACAGCACAGCGAACCCGGTCCCGATCCGAGCGGCGATGCGGGTCGCCGTCGCGTAGGGCCGCGTTCGCGCGAGCAGCGCCCGGAGCACGCGGCCCCCGTCCATCGGGAACGCCGGCAGCATATTGAACACGGCGAGAAAGATATTCGTGACGGCCAGCCAGCCGATAACGAACAGCGTCACCTGCGCGCTCGCTGGCAGGGCAAACAGTGCGGCGTAGCAGGCGAGCCCGGTTAGGATACTCACAGCAGGGCCGGCCAGCGCGATGACGAGCTCCCGGTTCCACTCTTTTGGTATGGCTTCGAGGCTGGCGAGGCCGCCGAGAATCCAGAGCGTGATTGCCTCCACTCGGAGTCCATAGCGCATCGCCGCCCAGGCGTGGCCCAGTTCGTGGAGGGCGACGCTTGCGAACAGGCCAACGGCCGCGGCGGTCCCGATAAGCCACGGCGTCTGGCCCGCGGTCAGCACTGTAAGGTCAAGCGTCACGCCGGAGAGGACGCTCACGATACCAGCGTACACCGATATCTGAGCCCCGCTGCCGATAATCCAGGCCAGCACCGGCAGGAAAATCAACAGCGAGACGTTGACCCGTATCGGAATCCCCCAGATCGTCGTGATGTGGAAGTTTCGCACGTGACGCCCAACGAACAGTGGCCGGGTATAGCTTCTGCCGGGGCGACGCCGACGAGTAGCGGCCTTATTCAGGGTGTAGCGTGAACGGATATCTAATGACAGTTCGACATGACGGGCTGACCGTCGACTGGCTGGGGTACGCGACGCTCCGGTTCGCCGGCGACGACACGGTGGTGTACGTCGACCCGGGCCGGTACGGCGTGCTCACCGGCGAGTGGGAGCCCCACACGGACGGTATCGGCCATCCGCCAAGCAGCGACTATCGGCCGGAAGACGGCGACATTGTCTGTGTGACCCACGTCCACCACTACGACCCGGACGGTATCGAGCGCGTCGCGAGCGAGGACGCGACCATCGTTGCCTACGAGGGTATCGACGAACGCGTCGGCGACCGGGACCTTCCACCGCTGTCCTCGCTGCCCTACGACGTTGTCGAGGTCGGGATGAAATCACAGACCACGGTCGAGGACGTGCCGATCTGGTCGACACCGGCGTACAACGAGCCAGACGGCCGGCATACGCTACCCGATGGTACACCGTACCACCCCGAAGGTTTCGGCTGTGGCTTCATGATTGCCGTCGAGGGCACCAGAGCGTTCTATCCCGGCGATTCGGACGTCCTTCCGGGCCATCGGACCCTTGAGGTATCGCTACTGTGTCCGCCAATCGGCCCGCGGGCGACGATGGACCGTCACGAGGCCGCCTCGCTGGCCGCGACCATCGACCCGGACCTCGTGATGCCGGTCCACTACAACACCTTCTCTAATCTTGAAGCCGACTCCCGTGAGTTCGCCGCTGACGTGGCCGAAGCCGGCGTCCCGGTTGTGCTAGACGAGCAGTGACCGAGCGCCCACCAGTCTCGGATATCACCGGCGCTCGGTCCATTCGCTCCGGTCCCGGTGGGCGTCAGCTATCCCACCGATTTCGTCAGTCTCCAGCACGCCGCGCTCGGTGACGACCGTCACTGCCGACGCCGGCGTTATGTCGAAGGTGGGATTCGACACAGCGATGTCGGCGGCGCCGGCGTACACCTCCTGAGCGTCACGTTCCTCCCTGTCCCACGCAGCGCGTGGTGCAATCTTGTCCGTCGCACACACCGCGTAGCAGTCCACGTCCGCGGCGGCCGCCGACAGTGCTGCCGAACGGGTCCCGACTTTGTTGACCACGCAACCGTCCGGCAGGATGCGGTCGGCCCCGACGACGAGCGTGTCGGCGCTCCACGCGTCCAGTTCGTGGCCAAAGGCCGCGTCGGTGGTCAGCGTCACCGCGGTGCTCTCAGCAAGCGTTTCGGCGACGCCGACGCCTTCACCGCCGGGCCGTGACTCGGCGACGAGCACAGCCTCTGGCGCAGCGGCGGCGGCCACTGCACGGACTGTCCCGGACCGAGACAGCGTTGCG
This region includes:
- a CDS encoding ZIP family metal transporter; the protein is MQTGFVELFVDLVGTDPLINGLVGGVIIATMNLFGASLVLVWRDPSERALDTALGFAAGVMLAAAFTSLIIPGIEEYSGGNPIPTLVGVALGALFLDRADGLVPHAHYLLTGSRRSDAANPSQDLSVDESKLAGVVLFILAITLHNIPEGLAVGVGFGAAAGDPLQIGSALSLMLAIGIQNIPEGLAVSVAAINAGLDRRLYAVFSGIRSGVVEIPLAVLGAVAVVTIEPLLPYAMGFAAGAMLFVISDEIIPETHQRGYERVATLGLMAGVIVMLYLDIALAA
- a CDS encoding nicotinate phosphoribosyltransferase — encoded protein: MTEEFDVVSPEAIREGRATDAYFDRTMEALEHAGKNPDVVAEVTANQFATGQWKLLAGLKDAAKLLEGRSVDVDALPEGQLFDGGPVMRIEGAYREFCRLETALLGFLSHSTGIATRALEARHAAPESTVLSFGSRHVHPSISAMVERSALLGGLDGISNVAAGEVIDRDAGGTMPHALMICFGRGNQEQAWQAFDAAVPEETPRVALTDTYSDETDEALRAAEAVDDLTGVRLDTTGSRRGDFRHIVREVRWTLDAYGHEDVDLFLSGGITPTTLRELRDVADGFGVGGYVANADPLDFALDIVQLDGEPAAKRGKLTGTKSVYRTADGGHHIGLADRDGPADAESLLEPLIRDGEIVREFDLNGAIDRAAADAERVGYEGVTVAE
- a CDS encoding HalOD1 output domain-containing protein, whose amino-acid sequence is MNRKSTRTRSGERSVSATVVSAVADYKGVNEFALDRALYNVIDPDALDNLFKQSRGVVRFDYLDCIVAVNQDGVVTVSSEGDCG
- a CDS encoding DUF6360 family protein, with translation MVDRIMKVNAYTTLDLLDGEVEGHGFEEEALAVLNVTAPRKNPDHVELQLEMDNTDLDAVKPHADSVTLSAAQARELAAELEEYAEKVETAQSE
- a CDS encoding MBL fold metallo-hydrolase — protein: MTVRHDGLTVDWLGYATLRFAGDDTVVYVDPGRYGVLTGEWEPHTDGIGHPPSSDYRPEDGDIVCVTHVHHYDPDGIERVASEDATIVAYEGIDERVGDRDLPPLSSLPYDVVEVGMKSQTTVEDVPIWSTPAYNEPDGRHTLPDGTPYHPEGFGCGFMIAVEGTRAFYPGDSDVLPGHRTLEVSLLCPPIGPRATMDRHEAASLAATIDPDLVMPVHYNTFSNLEADSREFAADVAEAGVPVVLDEQ
- a CDS encoding site-2 protease family protein, with amino-acid sequence MRNFHITTIWGIPIRVNVSLLIFLPVLAWIIGSGAQISVYAGIVSVLSGVTLDLTVLTAGQTPWLIGTAAAVGLFASVALHELGHAWAAMRYGLRVEAITLWILGGLASLEAIPKEWNRELVIALAGPAVSILTGLACYAALFALPASAQVTLFVIGWLAVTNIFLAVFNMLPAFPMDGGRVLRALLARTRPYATATRIAARIGTGFAVLFAVVGVLSFSPLLLLLALFVYGAASSESRTVALAALLDGLSVDDVASPLDATIEANASVEDLVDRMFADRRTEFAVTRGGDVVGVVTVDDFRELSKAEREADTVADLMEADLPRFPAAMAAFDALVELDTARASAAFVDGPEGTRVVSRDDFSSAMEMRRLVDSPEPF
- a CDS encoding CPCC family cysteine-rich protein, producing the protein MSTETPGNPAARELGYCPCCGYQTLPEGRPGSYEVCSVCHWLDDPIQFGDAEFVSDTNHVSLTEARENFREHGACSPDEAGDCEEPTGLDRDPNWPYEE